The following coding sequences lie in one Propionispora hippei DSM 15287 genomic window:
- a CDS encoding Fe-only nitrogenase accessory AnfO family protein translates to MAKEIAVLVNERQVTAGINEPGILVVYAKENTVWTPVRQMSVSFDYGQGLVGLRKKMTELIAFLQQCKTFIALAVQGVPYFELEKAQVNVWEIEGKPESFLDEVWERERELATQKITVVKPSVESFIEEPSCGHYFVNLTKVQQNNAGVTSKQVLLPLLRKGKFETIGIQCKHIPPWLEAELMEKKLNYAVERINANEVKVNISSRG, encoded by the coding sequence ATGGCTAAGGAAATTGCCGTACTGGTCAATGAGCGGCAGGTAACGGCAGGAATTAATGAACCGGGAATTTTAGTAGTTTATGCCAAAGAAAATACAGTATGGACTCCCGTCCGTCAAATGTCGGTCTCCTTTGATTACGGGCAAGGGTTAGTTGGGCTGCGAAAAAAAATGACAGAACTGATTGCCTTTTTGCAGCAATGTAAAACTTTTATTGCCTTAGCCGTACAGGGTGTTCCTTACTTTGAATTGGAAAAGGCTCAGGTTAATGTGTGGGAGATTGAGGGAAAACCGGAAAGCTTCCTGGATGAAGTCTGGGAGCGGGAACGGGAGCTGGCCACGCAAAAAATTACGGTAGTTAAGCCCAGTGTGGAGTCCTTCATTGAAGAACCTTCCTGCGGACATTATTTTGTAAACTTAACAAAAGTCCAGCAGAATAATGCCGGCGTTACGTCCAAACAAGTACTATTGCCGCTGTTGCGTAAAGGAAAGTTTGAGACTATTGGTATACAGTGTAAGCATATTCCCCCCTGGCTGGAAGCCGAACTGATGGAAAAAAAGCTGAATTATGCGGTGGAACGTATTAATGCCAATGAGGTGAAAGTAAATATTAGCAGCAGAGGCTGA
- a CDS encoding 2Fe-2S ferredoxin, giving the protein MNKPKRHIFVCTSSRMTGQAKGFCLTKDAVGVVEAFMEEIRDRDLSGEVFISNTGCFGICEQGPIVVVYPDNVWYGSVTPDDVEEIMDEHIEGDSIVQRLAL; this is encoded by the coding sequence ATGAACAAACCTAAACGCCATATATTTGTCTGTACCAGCTCGCGGATGACTGGACAGGCAAAAGGGTTTTGCCTGACAAAGGATGCGGTTGGTGTAGTAGAAGCCTTTATGGAAGAAATCAGGGACCGGGATCTTAGTGGTGAAGTGTTTATTTCCAATACGGGTTGTTTTGGTATCTGCGAACAGGGACCGATTGTCGTTGTCTATCCTGACAATGTATGGTATGGTTCGGTTACGCCTGACGATGTAGAGGAAATTATGGATGAGCATATTGAGGGCGACTCGATTGTGCAGCGTTTGGCGCTATAA
- the nifB gene encoding nitrogenase cofactor biosynthesis protein NifB encodes MSCKCSDENSNPEILQQKTQQHPCYSAGAHHKYARMHLPVAPACNISCNYCNRKFDCVNESRPGVTSEILSPEAAKEKFLMVKEKIENLTVVGIAGPGDALANWPAVKKSIALIKAVSPETTFCLSTNGLMLPEYAEEIVSSGVRHVTVTVNCLEPEIGAKIYKSVTYQGETYSGETGAKLLIGNQLSGVEYLAKQGVLVKINIVMIKGINDQHIPLIVKKVKELGAFITNIMPLIPAPGSVFETYSQTSMKDINEMRNLCQLDIQQMRHCQQCRADAIGLLKEDRSTEFRTCQSEVRSEVNELVPETKLFKIAVTSKHGKLVDLHFGHATEFLIFEGDGSVFKQTEVRKSAKYCLGMEECDEEMARRKMIIQAIADCDAVLTMRIGYNAQAMLKEHGIDSIEYCYTVESGLKFAVEQLTLKKVI; translated from the coding sequence ATGTCTTGCAAATGTTCAGACGAAAATAGTAACCCCGAAATCTTACAGCAAAAAACACAACAACATCCCTGCTATTCTGCCGGTGCACATCATAAATACGCCCGTATGCATCTACCGGTAGCTCCGGCCTGTAATATCAGCTGTAATTACTGTAACCGGAAGTTTGATTGTGTTAATGAGAGCCGGCCGGGAGTGACAAGCGAGATTCTTTCTCCGGAAGCCGCAAAAGAGAAATTCTTAATGGTAAAAGAAAAAATTGAGAACTTAACGGTTGTCGGGATTGCCGGACCGGGGGATGCTCTGGCCAACTGGCCGGCAGTAAAAAAGAGCATTGCACTGATCAAAGCAGTTTCGCCGGAAACTACCTTTTGCTTGTCGACCAATGGCTTGATGCTGCCCGAGTACGCTGAAGAAATAGTAAGCAGTGGTGTTCGTCATGTAACGGTAACGGTTAACTGTTTGGAGCCTGAAATTGGTGCTAAAATTTATAAATCGGTAACTTATCAAGGTGAAACGTACAGCGGAGAAACCGGTGCAAAGTTATTAATCGGCAACCAATTGTCAGGCGTGGAATACTTGGCGAAGCAAGGTGTGCTGGTCAAGATCAATATTGTCATGATCAAAGGGATAAACGATCAGCATATTCCCCTGATAGTGAAAAAAGTAAAAGAATTAGGCGCTTTTATTACCAATATTATGCCCTTGATTCCAGCGCCAGGTAGTGTTTTTGAAACCTACTCGCAAACAAGCATGAAAGACATTAATGAAATGCGTAATCTGTGTCAGTTGGATATTCAGCAGATGAGACACTGTCAGCAATGTCGGGCTGACGCGATTGGCCTTCTCAAAGAAGACCGGTCTACGGAATTCCGCACCTGTCAATCGGAAGTCCGTTCCGAGGTAAATGAGCTTGTTCCTGAAACTAAACTGTTCAAAATTGCCGTGACCTCCAAGCACGGCAAACTAGTCGATCTTCACTTTGGCCATGCCACGGAGTTTTTAATTTTTGAAGGTGACGGTTCTGTTTTTAAACAGACTGAGGTTAGAAAGTCAGCTAAATATTGTTTAGGCATGGAAGAATGTGACGAAGAAATGGCAAGACGGAAAATGATTATTCAAGCCATTGCCGACTGTGATGCGGTATTGACTATGCGTATTGGCTATAATGCGCAAGCGATGTTGAAAGAGCATGGAATTGACAGCATTGAATATTGCTATACGGTGGAAAGCGGTTTGAAATTTGCGGTTGAACAACTTACCTTAAAAAAAGTGATATAA
- a CDS encoding nitrogenase component 1, giving the protein MTIARNVNENPCNMCMPMGGIIPFKGIENAMVIIHGSQGCSTYMRRHIAEHFNEPVDVGSSSLNEKGTVYGGEKNLKQALDNIIRVYQPKLIGVLTTCLSETIGEDIERITAEYRLTKDREELAIVAVPTPGYGGSHTEGYLLALKKIVMKLAKKTARKHNKVNVIVPHISSADVREIKRILQMVGIEYTLFPDVSDTLDRPLAKPYTKIPVGGTPLAEIEAMPGAIATIQLGITMDDELSPGKYLEEEFGVPLYNVPIPIGLKNTDRFMTALGQITNQSCLPPGIEAERGRLLDAMVDSHKYNFQGRSVIFGEPELVYAVSKICFENGVFPVVIGTGSPNSRFAELIEMDRAEVDAPPVIVLPATDFVTLRREAKNAGANIAIGHSDGRYIEEHEKIPLVRLGFPIHDRVGGQRLLSVGYTGTAMFLDRITNTLLAEKRRSYRKSMYENFYQGLEQPPACDMN; this is encoded by the coding sequence ATGACAATTGCACGAAATGTAAATGAGAATCCGTGCAATATGTGTATGCCCATGGGTGGTATTATTCCGTTTAAGGGAATAGAAAACGCCATGGTTATTATACATGGCTCTCAAGGGTGCAGTACCTATATGCGCCGGCATATTGCCGAACATTTTAATGAACCGGTGGACGTAGGCTCTTCCTCGCTAAATGAAAAGGGTACGGTATACGGTGGCGAAAAAAACTTAAAACAGGCTTTGGATAATATTATCCGCGTATATCAGCCTAAACTTATCGGTGTGCTTACTACCTGCTTGTCCGAAACGATTGGTGAAGATATTGAGCGAATTACAGCCGAATACCGACTGACAAAAGACCGGGAGGAACTGGCCATTGTTGCCGTGCCCACACCGGGTTATGGCGGATCGCATACGGAAGGTTACCTTCTTGCCTTAAAGAAAATCGTTATGAAGCTGGCGAAAAAGACGGCCAGAAAACATAATAAGGTTAATGTTATCGTCCCGCATATCAGTAGTGCCGATGTCCGGGAGATAAAAAGGATTTTGCAAATGGTGGGTATTGAGTACACTCTGTTTCCTGATGTTTCCGATACACTGGACAGACCATTAGCCAAACCGTATACGAAAATACCGGTAGGTGGAACTCCCCTGGCTGAGATAGAAGCAATGCCGGGAGCTATTGCAACCATACAACTTGGCATTACGATGGATGATGAGCTATCACCGGGAAAATATCTGGAAGAAGAGTTTGGTGTCCCCCTGTATAATGTGCCGATTCCAATTGGTCTAAAGAATACAGACCGGTTTATGACAGCTTTAGGTCAAATCACCAATCAGTCCTGCTTACCGCCAGGCATAGAAGCGGAACGGGGACGATTGCTGGACGCTATGGTGGATTCCCATAAATATAATTTTCAGGGGCGCAGCGTAATTTTTGGTGAACCGGAGTTAGTATACGCTGTAAGTAAAATTTGTTTTGAAAATGGAGTATTTCCTGTTGTAATTGGCACAGGCAGTCCTAATAGTAGATTTGCGGAACTAATAGAAATGGACAGGGCAGAAGTCGATGCACCGCCAGTTATTGTACTGCCTGCCACTGATTTCGTAACACTTCGCCGTGAGGCTAAGAACGCAGGAGCCAACATTGCCATTGGGCACTCAGATGGAAGATATATTGAAGAACATGAAAAAATTCCGTTGGTACGATTAGGCTTTCCCATTCATGACCGTGTAGGGGGGCAACGACTTTTGTCAGTTGGTTATACGGGAACGGCCATGTTCTTAGACCGGATCACCAATACCCTGCTGGCAGAAAAACGCCGTTCTTATAGAAAGTCCATGTATGAAAACTTTTATCAGGGTTTGGAGCAGCCACCGGCCTGCGATATGAATTGA
- the nifE gene encoding nitrogenase iron-molybdenum cofactor biosynthesis protein NifE — translation MVSEAAVIRDREDFITIKGKQKKQLACDADSIAGCVSQRACVYCGARVVLNPITDAIHLVHGPIGCASYTWDIRGSLSSGEDLYRNSFSTDLKEQDVIFGGEKKLAAAIDELVAKHKSAKLVIVYSTCIVGVIGDDLEAVCKAAAQRHNIEVIPVQSSGFIGNKAAGYRAAGEALLRLIHPGDVKLAKQEKTINYLGDFNLAGEAWIIRKYLEEIGVKLNVVFTGDSNYEDLKKATGASLNIIQCAGSMHYLAAKIEELYQIPYLNVSFLGLEDTADSLRRIAQAFHDPAMLERAERLIARELAVVKPQIDSYRGKLAGKKAAVYVGGGFKAISLIKQFREIGMEVVMIGTQTGRKEEYETIDKLVQQGTVILDDANPAELERFMVEQEADLLVGGVKERPLAYKLGKAFVDHNHDRKHPLSGFVGAVNFAAEVYSTVCSPVWKYIKA, via the coding sequence ATGGTGAGTGAGGCGGCCGTTATACGCGACAGGGAAGATTTTATAACAATTAAAGGAAAACAAAAAAAGCAGCTTGCTTGTGATGCCGACAGTATCGCGGGCTGTGTCAGTCAGCGGGCCTGTGTATATTGCGGAGCCAGAGTAGTCCTTAATCCGATTACTGATGCAATCCATCTGGTGCATGGTCCGATTGGCTGTGCCAGTTATACCTGGGATATCCGTGGCAGTCTTAGTAGTGGCGAGGATTTGTATCGCAATAGCTTTTCCACTGATTTAAAAGAACAGGACGTTATCTTTGGCGGTGAAAAAAAGCTCGCAGCCGCGATTGATGAGCTGGTTGCTAAGCATAAGTCGGCCAAACTGGTTATAGTATACTCCACTTGTATCGTAGGCGTCATTGGTGACGATTTGGAGGCTGTGTGCAAAGCGGCAGCCCAAAGGCATAATATTGAAGTTATTCCCGTGCAGTCCAGTGGTTTTATCGGCAACAAAGCGGCAGGTTACCGTGCCGCCGGAGAAGCTCTGCTGCGTTTAATTCATCCTGGTGATGTCAAACTGGCAAAACAGGAAAAAACGATTAATTATCTGGGTGACTTTAATTTGGCCGGTGAAGCCTGGATTATTAGAAAGTACCTGGAGGAAATTGGTGTTAAATTAAATGTGGTATTTACCGGTGATTCGAACTATGAAGATCTGAAAAAGGCAACTGGTGCTTCGCTAAATATCATTCAATGTGCCGGTTCGATGCATTATCTGGCCGCTAAGATCGAAGAACTCTACCAAATTCCTTATCTGAACGTTTCGTTTTTAGGATTGGAGGATACGGCAGATTCACTACGCCGGATTGCCCAAGCATTTCATGATCCCGCTATGCTGGAAAGGGCCGAACGCTTAATTGCCAGAGAACTGGCAGTGGTTAAACCTCAGATAGACAGTTATCGAGGCAAACTGGCTGGAAAGAAGGCGGCAGTCTATGTAGGCGGCGGTTTCAAGGCGATTTCATTAATTAAACAGTTTCGTGAAATCGGCATGGAAGTAGTCATGATCGGGACACAGACAGGGCGAAAAGAAGAGTATGAAACAATTGACAAGCTGGTTCAACAAGGTACGGTTATTTTAGATGATGCAAATCCTGCCGAACTGGAACGGTTTATGGTTGAGCAGGAAGCAGACTTATTGGTTGGCGGTGTGAAGGAAAGGCCGTTGGCCTATAAGCTAGGTAAGGCTTTTGTTGATCATAATCATGACCGTAAGCATCCGTTAAGCGGTTTTGTCGGAGCCGTGAATTTTGCTGCGGAAGTTTATTCCACTGTATGTTCGCCGGTCTGGAAATACATTAAAGCGTAG
- the nifK gene encoding nitrogenase molybdenum-iron protein subunit beta translates to MKEATNKMLDYTPKEIKQRPSGAVINPAKTCQPIGAMYAALGIKGCLPHSHGSQGCCSFHRMHLTRHFRDPIMASTSSFTEGASVFGGGANLKTAIKNVFTLYNPDVMAVHTTCLSETIGDDIPTIIKQSEIPEGKVVFHANTPSYQGSHITGFSNMTKAMVTYFAQASEDLKKEQINIIPGFVNPGDMREIKRIVKAMQLKFIMFPDTSGVVDSPMTGKFEMYPKGGVTLEELKDAGNSKATLALGRFASQDAADQLEKKCKVPAISLKTPIGVKAMDDFLMALRSAFAAEIPYELEEERGQLVDIMTDTHFHFHGKKVAVFGDPDIVTGLTEFLLSLGMLPVHVLTGTPAGALGSGLAGFENEIQGMLKAAGVKANVKAPGDLFELHQWIKNEPVDLLIGNTYGKYIARAEDIPFVRIGFPILDRSVHSYLPIVGYRGAMRIVEMISGALLDRADRDAADEDFELVM, encoded by the coding sequence ATGAAGGAGGCGACAAATAAGATGCTTGATTATACACCGAAAGAAATAAAACAGCGTCCAAGCGGCGCCGTCATCAATCCCGCCAAGACCTGTCAACCTATTGGCGCTATGTACGCAGCGCTTGGCATAAAGGGCTGTTTGCCTCACAGCCATGGGTCACAAGGGTGCTGCTCCTTTCACCGGATGCATTTAACCAGGCATTTCCGTGATCCCATCATGGCGTCTACCAGTAGCTTTACCGAAGGGGCTTCTGTTTTTGGCGGCGGTGCCAACTTAAAAACAGCCATAAAAAATGTTTTCACCTTATATAATCCGGATGTCATGGCGGTCCATACTACCTGTCTGTCTGAAACGATTGGCGACGATATTCCTACGATTATCAAACAATCGGAAATTCCGGAGGGGAAAGTGGTATTCCATGCCAATACGCCAAGCTATCAGGGATCTCATATTACCGGCTTTTCCAATATGACGAAAGCCATGGTTACTTACTTTGCGCAAGCCTCGGAAGACCTTAAAAAGGAACAGATAAATATTATTCCCGGCTTTGTTAATCCCGGTGATATGCGTGAGATTAAAAGGATCGTAAAAGCTATGCAGCTTAAATTCATTATGTTTCCTGATACATCAGGTGTAGTAGATTCACCGATGACGGGTAAATTTGAAATGTACCCCAAGGGCGGTGTTACCCTGGAAGAATTGAAAGATGCCGGAAACTCAAAAGCAACCCTGGCGCTAGGCCGGTTTGCTTCTCAGGATGCGGCGGATCAACTGGAAAAGAAATGTAAAGTACCGGCAATTTCTTTAAAAACCCCAATTGGTGTAAAAGCTATGGATGATTTTCTTATGGCATTACGGTCTGCTTTTGCTGCGGAAATTCCTTATGAGCTGGAAGAAGAACGCGGGCAGCTCGTTGATATTATGACCGATACGCATTTCCATTTCCATGGTAAAAAGGTTGCTGTTTTTGGTGATCCTGATATTGTTACAGGTCTAACCGAATTCCTGCTGAGTCTGGGTATGCTGCCTGTGCATGTGTTGACCGGTACGCCGGCCGGCGCCTTAGGTTCCGGATTGGCCGGTTTTGAAAATGAAATTCAGGGTATGCTGAAAGCAGCAGGGGTGAAGGCTAATGTGAAAGCACCAGGTGATTTGTTTGAACTCCATCAATGGATTAAGAATGAACCTGTCGATTTGCTCATTGGCAATACCTATGGCAAGTATATTGCCCGCGCTGAGGATATTCCTTTTGTACGTATTGGTTTTCCCATTTTAGACCGCAGTGTTCATTCCTACCTGCCGATTGTCGGCTATCGCGGGGCCATGCGAATTGTGGAAATGATCAGCGGCGCTTTATTGGACCGAGCCGACCGGGATGCGGCTGACGAGGATTTTGAATTGGTTATGTAA
- the nifD gene encoding nitrogenase molybdenum-iron protein alpha chain: MAVTEKDLQELFEKMPSKVQKNRRKHILIKNGEIENPEIEANTRTIPGIITNRGCAYAGCKGVVLGPIKDMVHITHGPIGCAYYTWGTRRNKAKREDNIKNFINYSFSTDMQESDIVFGGEKKLTAMIDEVVEILQPKAITISATCPVGLIGDDINAVAREAQKRHGIQVLAFSCEGYKGVSQSAGHHIANNSFVEHVIGKGEQEEAPAKFSINLLGEYNIGGDGWEVERILKDIGYHVVSVMTGDGSWEQMRNAHVAELNLVQCHRSINYIAEKIETKYGTPWLKVNFVGIESTIKSLRDMALYFDDAELTARTEAVIAREVARVQPIIDQYAKLCQNKTAFCFVGGSRGHHFQGLFRELGIETILAGYEFAHRDDYEGRDIIPSIKPDADSKNIPDLHVEADPKRFRLKMSPEKLAELKQRIPLSDYPGMNVDMKEGHIIVDDLNHFETEEFIKLLKPDIFSSGIKDKYVVQKMGIPAKQLHSYDYSGPYAGFNGAVNFARDVSMGFASPTWNFITPPWKNSPALSGEMNEGGDK, encoded by the coding sequence ATGGCAGTTACCGAGAAAGATTTGCAAGAACTATTTGAAAAGATGCCGAGTAAAGTGCAAAAAAACCGGCGTAAACATATTTTGATTAAAAATGGTGAAATTGAAAATCCGGAAATTGAAGCGAATACCCGTACTATTCCTGGTATTATTACAAATCGCGGCTGTGCTTATGCCGGTTGTAAGGGCGTTGTTTTAGGACCTATTAAGGATATGGTTCATATTACCCATGGGCCGATTGGCTGTGCCTATTATACCTGGGGCACCCGCCGCAATAAAGCGAAACGGGAAGATAATATTAAAAATTTTATTAACTACTCTTTTTCTACCGATATGCAGGAAAGTGATATTGTGTTTGGCGGGGAGAAAAAATTGACCGCTATGATTGATGAAGTGGTAGAAATTTTGCAGCCTAAGGCCATTACCATTTCCGCCACCTGTCCGGTAGGGCTAATTGGTGACGATATCAATGCCGTAGCCAGAGAAGCGCAGAAACGTCATGGCATACAGGTCCTGGCTTTTAGCTGTGAAGGGTATAAAGGGGTCAGTCAGTCGGCGGGACATCATATCGCCAATAACAGCTTTGTGGAGCATGTTATCGGCAAAGGTGAGCAGGAGGAAGCACCGGCAAAGTTTTCAATAAACCTCTTAGGCGAATACAACATTGGCGGCGATGGCTGGGAAGTGGAACGTATCCTTAAAGATATCGGTTATCATGTTGTGTCGGTGATGACTGGCGACGGTTCCTGGGAACAGATGCGCAATGCTCATGTAGCAGAACTAAATCTGGTGCAATGCCATCGGTCCATTAACTACATTGCGGAAAAAATCGAGACTAAATATGGAACTCCCTGGCTTAAAGTAAACTTTGTAGGAATTGAGTCAACAATAAAGAGTCTTCGTGATATGGCGCTGTATTTTGATGATGCAGAACTCACTGCCAGGACGGAAGCCGTTATTGCCCGTGAAGTGGCTCGTGTACAGCCGATTATTGATCAATACGCCAAATTGTGTCAGAATAAAACCGCTTTTTGCTTTGTTGGCGGTTCGCGGGGGCATCACTTCCAAGGATTGTTCCGTGAATTAGGCATCGAAACCATCTTGGCCGGTTATGAATTCGCTCACCGTGACGACTATGAAGGCCGCGACATCATTCCTAGTATTAAACCCGATGCCGACAGCAAGAACATTCCGGATCTTCATGTAGAAGCAGATCCGAAGCGGTTTAGGCTGAAAATGTCGCCGGAGAAGCTGGCCGAGCTCAAGCAACGAATTCCTTTAAGCGATTACCCGGGAATGAATGTTGACATGAAAGAAGGCCATATCATTGTCGATGATTTGAATCATTTTGAAACAGAAGAATTTATCAAATTGCTGAAACCGGATATTTTTTCTTCCGGCATCAAGGATAAGTATGTAGTTCAAAAGATGGGTATACCGGCAAAACAACTGCATTCCTATGACTATAGCGGTCCTTATGCCGGATTTAACGGTGCGGTGAATTTTGCCCGTGACGTTAGCATGGGTTTTGCTTCACCGACTTGGAACTTTATCACTCCACCCTGGAAAAACAGTCCGGCTTTGTCGGGGGAAATGAATGAAGGAGGCGACAAATAA
- a CDS encoding P-II family nitrogen regulator: MKEIIAIVRMNKTNATKKALIEAGAAGFTATKVVGRGKMVVDTSTIEDRKRELLSMTSEEDRANAEILIESFLNGARLFPRRMFNIIAHDQDVANIVEAITVANRTDNHVGDGKIFILPLGDVVRVRTGETGDEAI, translated from the coding sequence ATGAAAGAGATCATCGCAATTGTGCGCATGAATAAAACCAATGCGACGAAAAAAGCACTGATTGAAGCCGGTGCGGCAGGTTTCACTGCTACCAAGGTAGTTGGCCGCGGGAAAATGGTTGTGGATACCTCTACGATTGAAGATCGCAAAAGAGAACTGCTATCTATGACGAGTGAGGAAGACCGGGCAAATGCCGAAATATTAATTGAAAGTTTTTTGAACGGTGCCCGATTGTTCCCGCGACGGATGTTTAATATCATAGCCCATGATCAAGATGTAGCTAACATTGTAGAAGCCATTACGGTTGCCAATAGGACCGATAATCATGTTGGTGACGGGAAAATATTTATATTGCCTTTAGGTGATGTTGTTCGCGTGCGTACCGGCGAAACCGGAGACGAGGCTATTTAA
- a CDS encoding P-II family nitrogen regulator: protein MLLVRAIVRPEKKDEVLYELSTAGFHAATVFDVVGRGKQKGIKVGGIVYDEIPKVMIMTAVRDEDRDDVISVILRVAKTGENGTFGDGKIFISPIEEAYTVSTGKKGL from the coding sequence ATGTTATTAGTTAGAGCTATCGTAAGACCGGAAAAAAAGGACGAAGTCTTGTATGAGCTTTCCACAGCCGGCTTCCATGCCGCTACGGTATTTGATGTTGTAGGTCGCGGCAAGCAAAAGGGAATTAAAGTTGGCGGTATCGTGTATGACGAAATTCCCAAGGTTATGATTATGACCGCCGTACGTGATGAGGATAGAGACGATGTGATCAGTGTCATCCTGCGAGTTGCTAAAACCGGTGAAAATGGAACTTTCGGCGATGGGAAAATATTCATATCTCCGATAGAGGAAGCCTATACGGTATCGACTGGCAAAAAAGGCTTATAG
- the nifH gene encoding nitrogenase iron protein gives MRQVAIYGKGGIGKSTTTQNTVAALAEAGKKVMVVGCDPKADSTRLLLNGLCQKTVLDTLRDEGDDIELDDILKPGFRSTMCVESGGPEPGVGCAGRGIITSINLLESLGAYTPDLDYVFYDVLGDVVCGGFAMPIREGKAQEIYIVASGELMALYAANNISKGIQKYAQTGGVRLGGIICNSRKVDRELDLLQAFATELGSQLIHFVPRDNVVQRAEINKKTVIDYDPKEGQADEYRKLATAINQNKMFVVPKPMTQDRLEELMMSYGILG, from the coding sequence ATGAGACAGGTAGCGATTTACGGTAAAGGCGGTATTGGTAAATCTACGACTACACAGAATACGGTGGCTGCTTTAGCAGAGGCCGGGAAAAAGGTAATGGTTGTCGGCTGTGACCCGAAGGCTGACTCCACTCGGTTATTGCTTAACGGTTTGTGCCAAAAAACCGTTCTTGATACCTTGCGTGATGAAGGCGACGATATTGAATTGGACGATATCCTAAAACCGGGGTTTAGAAGTACCATGTGTGTCGAATCAGGTGGACCCGAACCGGGCGTTGGTTGTGCCGGACGTGGGATTATTACCTCGATTAACCTGTTGGAATCGCTCGGTGCCTATACGCCTGATTTGGACTATGTGTTCTACGATGTTCTGGGGGACGTTGTTTGCGGCGGGTTCGCCATGCCGATCCGGGAAGGTAAAGCCCAGGAAATTTACATTGTTGCCTCCGGTGAACTGATGGCTCTCTATGCAGCCAACAACATTTCCAAAGGTATTCAGAAATATGCGCAAACTGGCGGCGTGCGTTTGGGCGGTATTATCTGCAATAGCCGGAAGGTTGACCGAGAACTTGATTTATTACAGGCTTTTGCTACTGAGCTGGGTTCGCAGCTTATCCATTTTGTACCCCGTGACAATGTTGTGCAAAGAGCCGAGATCAATAAAAAGACGGTTATCGACTATGATCCTAAAGAAGGTCAGGCAGATGAATATAGAAAATTAGCTACTGCCATCAATCAAAATAAAATGTTTGTTGTGCCTAAGCCGATGACACAAGACCGTTTGGAAGAGTTGATGATGTCCTACGGGATTCTGGGGTAA
- a CDS encoding TOBE domain-containing protein produces the protein MKISGRNKLPATVKEIIKGSVMAKVVMDYQGVELVAAITVDSVEDLKLVVGDNVTALIKATEMMVIK, from the coding sequence ATGAAAATTAGCGGAAGAAACAAATTGCCAGCAACGGTGAAGGAAATTATCAAAGGTTCTGTTATGGCTAAAGTGGTTATGGATTATCAGGGAGTCGAGTTAGTGGCTGCCATCACGGTTGATTCAGTTGAAGATTTGAAGCTGGTTGTTGGCGATAATGTGACCGCTTTGATTAAAGCAACTGAAATGATGGTTATTAAATAG